From Stenotrophomonas nitritireducens, the proteins below share one genomic window:
- a CDS encoding adenylate/guanylate cyclase domain-containing protein, with the protein MSSRTWNESRADKRIQATIDEVSISDITIKPYVRDTDLRSLSNKVAYRVDGVHLYADIVNLEDLLNVTMIEGEMCHRRTLRFLNLHYRAVERILANEDAILVDFHNQRLHSVVAKPYDDEAKRIHRAIAIGQMIMDVLARTGEDADHPAAKVRIGIDSGLALAVNNGRRGHREPLFLGEPANHAAKRSGGGKAAGIYLTNNARQKIGLAKVTSEDAAPLTVDEIKTSQNEVNLVSTVDKVVKDWEADLKAHPIGKFEFSAHTPPYAGLDFERLSVAATRRQDAATVYADIDGFTKFVSRNIADDLNAKHVVRALRVLRSELDAVLHTEFKGRKVRFIGDCVHGLLIEGTCANTNEEETISNMVLCAGGMRSSFALALKKLHTAGTNASSLGLQIGFEFGPMTATRLGMKGDLIRCSVSRGVLTAEREQGRCKGAETAIGAEAFKTG; encoded by the coding sequence ATGAGCTCGAGGACGTGGAACGAGAGCCGTGCCGACAAACGTATACAAGCGACGATCGATGAGGTATCGATTTCGGACATCACGATTAAGCCTTATGTCCGTGACACCGATCTGCGGAGCCTGAGTAACAAAGTGGCCTACCGCGTCGATGGTGTGCATTTGTATGCCGACATCGTGAATCTGGAAGATCTCTTGAATGTCACAATGATCGAAGGCGAGATGTGCCATCGCCGAACCTTGCGCTTCTTGAATCTTCATTACCGCGCAGTCGAGCGGATCCTGGCCAACGAAGACGCCATCCTGGTCGACTTTCACAACCAGCGGCTGCACTCGGTAGTGGCCAAACCTTACGACGACGAAGCCAAGCGTATCCATCGGGCCATTGCCATCGGTCAGATGATCATGGATGTTTTGGCACGCACCGGTGAGGACGCTGATCATCCCGCCGCCAAAGTGCGCATCGGCATCGACAGCGGGCTGGCCCTGGCGGTCAACAACGGGCGCCGCGGCCATCGCGAACCGCTCTTCCTCGGCGAACCGGCCAACCATGCTGCCAAGCGATCGGGCGGCGGAAAGGCGGCGGGCATCTATCTGACCAACAATGCGCGGCAAAAGATCGGTCTGGCTAAAGTCACCTCTGAAGACGCTGCGCCGCTGACGGTCGACGAGATCAAGACCAGTCAGAATGAGGTCAACCTAGTCAGCACGGTCGACAAGGTGGTGAAGGATTGGGAGGCTGATCTGAAAGCGCACCCGATCGGTAAATTCGAATTCAGCGCTCATACCCCGCCCTATGCTGGCCTGGACTTCGAAAGGCTGTCCGTGGCTGCAACACGGCGCCAGGATGCGGCGACCGTCTATGCGGATATCGACGGCTTTACCAAGTTCGTAAGCCGCAACATCGCCGACGATCTGAACGCCAAACACGTCGTTCGTGCGCTGCGGGTGCTGCGTAGTGAGCTGGACGCAGTGCTACACACGGAGTTCAAGGGACGCAAGGTCCGATTCATCGGCGACTGTGTGCACGGACTCTTGATCGAAGGAACCTGCGCGAATACGAACGAGGAAGAGACCATCAGCAACATGGTCTTGTGTGCCGGCGGCATGCGCAGCAGCTTTGCGCTCGCCCTAAAGAAGTTGCATACGGCTGGCACCAACGCCAGTTCTTTGGGTCTACAGATTGGTTTTGAGTTCGGGCCCATGACCGCGACCCGCCTGGGCATGAAGGGTGACCTCATTCGTTGCTCGGTTAGTCGCGGTGTGCTGACAGCGGAGCGCGAGCAGGGGCGCTGCAAAGGCGCTGAAACGGCAATCGGCGCTGAGGCCTTCAAAACCGGATAG
- a CDS encoding IS3 family transposase produces the protein MAAAPSYARHVPERTLLYALVEAHYPDFIASLEAQDRSLPEYVREEFETYLRCGVLEHGFLRVVCEQCRAERLVAFSCKKRGFCPSCGARRMAESARHLVEEVFGPRPVRQWVLSFPYPLRFLFASKPEAIGPVLVIVQRVIAGWLADQVGVDHASAQCGAVTLIQRFGSALNLNVHFHMLWLDGVYDANVEPPRRKPRLRRARAPTSAQLTQLANTIAHRVCRHLSRRGWLEGEDESVFLSDSAGIRADGRPEAVRPAPAHALSEQERAAILEVANAPQYAALPPAQIVPRLADEGRYLASESSFHRVLHQAGQASHRGRAKTPQARRKPTTHVARAPNQVWCWDVTWLPSQVTGRWFYLYLILDLYSRKIVGHEVHEVESGEHAAHLLKRTALAEGIHAATNKPVLHGDNGAALKATTVLAMLQWLGVAPSYSRPRVSDDNAFVESLFRTAKYRPGFPIRGFADLQDARTWAAQFVHWYNHEHLHSGLRFVAPAVRHAGQDAAQLQVRTQVYELARQRHPQRWTGTIRDWSRVGAVTLNPDRDTVVPAQSKQNESKRLAA, from the coding sequence CTGGCGGCCGCGCCGAGCTACGCACGCCATGTTCCCGAGCGCACGCTGCTGTACGCGCTGGTCGAGGCGCACTACCCGGACTTCATCGCAAGTCTTGAGGCGCAAGACCGCTCGCTGCCCGAGTATGTGCGCGAGGAGTTCGAGACCTACCTGCGCTGCGGCGTGCTCGAGCACGGTTTCCTGCGCGTGGTGTGCGAGCAGTGCCGGGCCGAGAGGCTGGTGGCCTTCTCCTGCAAGAAGCGCGGCTTCTGCCCCAGCTGCGGGGCGCGGCGCATGGCCGAGAGCGCGCGGCACCTGGTGGAGGAGGTGTTTGGCCCGCGGCCGGTGCGGCAATGGGTGCTGAGTTTTCCGTACCCGCTGCGCTTCCTGTTCGCCAGCAAGCCGGAGGCCATCGGCCCGGTGCTGGTGATCGTGCAGCGCGTCATCGCCGGCTGGTTAGCCGATCAAGTCGGCGTCGACCACGCCAGCGCGCAATGCGGCGCGGTGACCCTGATCCAGCGCTTCGGCAGCGCGCTGAACCTGAATGTTCACTTCCACATGCTGTGGCTCGACGGCGTGTACGACGCGAACGTCGAGCCCCCGCGGCGCAAGCCGCGCCTGCGCCGCGCCCGTGCCCCCACCTCTGCGCAACTGACGCAGCTCGCCAACACCATCGCGCATCGCGTGTGCCGGCACCTGTCGCGCCGCGGCTGGCTCGAAGGCGAAGACGAATCCGTGTTCCTGTCCGACAGCGCGGGCATCCGTGCCGATGGTCGGCCCGAAGCGGTGCGTCCGGCCCCCGCGCACGCGCTCAGCGAGCAGGAGCGGGCCGCGATCCTGGAGGTGGCCAACGCCCCGCAATACGCCGCCCTGCCGCCGGCGCAGATCGTGCCGCGGTTGGCTGACGAGGGCCGCTACCTGGCCAGCGAGTCGAGCTTCCACCGGGTCCTGCACCAGGCCGGGCAGGCCAGTCACCGCGGTCGCGCCAAGACACCGCAGGCCCGCCGCAAGCCGACCACGCACGTGGCCCGCGCCCCCAACCAGGTGTGGTGCTGGGACGTGACCTGGCTGCCTTCGCAGGTGACCGGGCGCTGGTTCTACCTGTACCTGATCCTGGACCTGTACAGCCGCAAGATCGTCGGCCACGAGGTGCACGAGGTCGAGTCCGGCGAGCATGCCGCGCATCTGCTCAAGCGCACGGCGCTGGCCGAGGGCATCCATGCAGCGACCAACAAACCAGTGCTGCATGGCGACAACGGTGCCGCCCTGAAAGCGACCACGGTACTGGCGATGCTGCAGTGGCTGGGCGTCGCCCCGTCCTACTCGCGCCCGCGGGTCAGCGACGACAACGCCTTCGTGGAGAGCCTGTTCCGCACCGCAAAGTACCGCCCCGGCTTCCCGATCCGGGGCTTTGCCGACCTGCAGGATGCACGGACATGGGCCGCGCAGTTCGTTCACTGGTACAACCACGAGCACCTGCACAGCGGCTTGCGCTTCGTCGCCCCGGCCGTGCGACACGCGGGCCAGGACGCCGCCCAGCTCCAAGTCCGCACTCAGGTCTACGAGCTCGCCCGCCAGCGCCATCCGCAGCGTTGGACCGGCACGATCAGGGACTGGAGTCGCGTCGGTGCCGTCACGCTCAATCCCGACCGAGACACGGTCGTGCCGGCACAAAGCAAACAGAATGAAAGTAAGCGACTAGCTGCATGA
- the folB gene encoding dihydroneopterin aldolase: MDKVFIEALEIDALIGIYDWERRIRQTLVFDLEMGFDNRIPAASDDIALTLNYKAVSKRLVEYVSQSDFGLVETLAERCAEIVMNEFNVDWLRLKLSKPGAVRGARAVGVIIERVRTPQGNG, from the coding sequence ATGGACAAGGTTTTCATCGAAGCCCTCGAGATCGACGCCCTGATCGGCATCTACGACTGGGAGCGGCGCATCCGCCAGACGCTGGTGTTCGACCTCGAGATGGGCTTCGACAACCGCATCCCCGCCGCCAGCGACGACATCGCGCTCACCCTCAACTACAAGGCGGTGAGCAAGCGCCTCGTGGAATATGTCTCGCAGTCGGATTTCGGGCTGGTGGAGACGCTCGCCGAGCGCTGCGCGGAGATCGTGATGAACGAATTCAACGTCGATTGGTTACGATTGAAGCTGAGCAAGCCGGGTGCGGTGCGCGGTGCGCGCGCGGTCGGTGTCATCATCGAACGTGTACGCACGCCACAAGGGAACGGATAG
- a CDS encoding mechanosensitive ion channel family protein, with product MQEQLETLRTTLAPYPGAYTGIVIAALLLAAWLANWLTKRVLLRGLRRLLRATPLGGAQHDHEVQLRVIPRLANVVPALVIAAGIAVVPDLPAQVVTVVRALCQAFIVLTVALSISRALDLANQVYERRPDARNKPIKGYLQVAKIIMFVLVAISIVATLVGAQFLHILTGLGAMTAVLMLIFQDTILSLVASVQISNDGRVRIGDWIEMPSQNADGDVIDIALHTITVQNWDKTITTVPTKKLISDSFKNWRGMSESGGRRIKRAIYLDQHSVRFLEAGEVSRLHRFALIDGYLGEKQRELGEWNARPEVRGAEAVNQRRVTNLGTFRAYVEQYLRHHPKIHQDMTLLVRQLQPTSEGLPLEIYCFTNDVRWAFYEGIQSDIFDHLLAILPEFGLKVFQGSSDAPLDVNLRRVDAPSHPAGPGEG from the coding sequence TTGCAGGAACAGCTGGAGACGCTTCGCACCACGCTCGCGCCCTACCCGGGCGCCTACACCGGGATCGTGATCGCCGCGCTGCTGCTGGCGGCATGGCTGGCCAACTGGCTGACCAAGCGGGTCCTGCTGCGCGGGCTCAGGCGCCTGCTGCGGGCCACTCCACTGGGGGGCGCGCAGCACGACCACGAGGTGCAGCTGCGGGTGATCCCGCGCCTGGCCAACGTGGTCCCGGCGCTGGTGATCGCCGCCGGCATCGCGGTGGTGCCGGATCTGCCGGCGCAGGTGGTCACCGTGGTGCGCGCGCTGTGCCAGGCCTTCATCGTGCTGACCGTGGCGCTGTCGATCTCGCGCGCGCTGGATCTGGCCAACCAGGTGTACGAGCGCCGCCCCGACGCGCGCAACAAGCCGATCAAGGGCTACCTGCAGGTCGCCAAGATCATCATGTTCGTGCTGGTCGCGATCTCGATCGTGGCCACCCTGGTCGGTGCCCAGTTCCTGCACATCCTCACCGGCCTGGGCGCGATGACCGCGGTGCTGATGCTGATCTTCCAGGACACGATCCTCTCGCTGGTGGCCAGCGTGCAGATCAGCAACGACGGCCGCGTGCGCATCGGCGACTGGATCGAGATGCCCAGCCAGAACGCGGACGGCGACGTGATCGACATCGCCCTGCACACCATCACCGTGCAGAACTGGGACAAGACCATCACCACGGTCCCGACCAAGAAGCTGATCAGCGATTCGTTCAAGAACTGGCGCGGCATGAGCGAGTCGGGCGGTCGCCGGATCAAGCGTGCGATCTACCTCGACCAGCATTCGGTGCGCTTCCTCGAGGCGGGCGAGGTGTCGCGCTTGCACCGCTTCGCCCTGATCGACGGCTACCTCGGCGAGAAGCAGCGCGAACTGGGCGAATGGAACGCACGCCCGGAAGTGCGCGGCGCGGAGGCGGTGAACCAGCGCCGGGTCACCAACCTCGGCACCTTCCGCGCCTACGTCGAGCAGTACCTGCGCCACCATCCGAAGATCCACCAGGACATGACCCTGCTGGTGCGGCAGCTGCAGCCGACCTCCGAGGGCCTGCCGCTGGAGATCTACTGCTTCACCAACGACGTGCGCTGGGCGTTCTACGAGGGCATCCAGTCCGACATCTTCGACCACCTGCTGGCGATCCTGCCGGAGTTCGGGCTGAAGGTGTTCCAGGGCAGCAGCGACGCGCCGCTGGACGTGAACCTGCGGCGCGTGGATGCGCCGTCGCATCCGGCCGGGCCGGGCGAGGGCTGA
- a CDS encoding SDR family NAD(P)-dependent oxidoreductase: MGKLAGKIVVVTGSVSVIPGFDSIGSATVREALAEGADGVVISDINDEQGEAFAKSLNEEYGEGHALYVHTDVTDPKDVEKLFEITEKTYGRVDAIMANAGVATAEDFDKDPEEVLKSKKFIQSVNEDGVFNTALYGSRLMMKHGTKGSIVLVSSIHGVAGRPKVVNTETGEVLIERFNLVQYTMGKHGVVGLSKALALQFAEYGIRVNTVNPGYIMTPLFQAAVTTDKEKLSHEKSLETDAFDFTQLAALHPLCNDPVKDADIVPRGKFGGRMGVPAEIAKPAVFLMSDESSFMTGQKLVVDGGYTAC; the protein is encoded by the coding sequence ATGGGTAAGCTAGCTGGCAAGATTGTCGTAGTGACGGGGTCGGTTTCGGTCATCCCCGGGTTCGATTCCATTGGCTCGGCAACGGTTCGCGAAGCCTTGGCCGAAGGGGCCGATGGGGTTGTCATTTCCGACATCAACGATGAGCAGGGCGAGGCATTCGCCAAGAGCCTGAACGAGGAATATGGTGAGGGGCATGCGCTCTATGTGCATACCGACGTGACTGATCCGAAGGATGTTGAGAAACTTTTCGAGATCACTGAGAAGACCTATGGTCGGGTGGATGCCATCATGGCCAATGCCGGCGTGGCGACGGCTGAGGATTTCGATAAGGATCCCGAGGAGGTTCTGAAGTCGAAAAAATTCATCCAGAGCGTCAACGAGGACGGAGTGTTCAATACCGCGCTCTACGGCTCGCGGCTGATGATGAAGCACGGGACCAAGGGCTCGATCGTGCTGGTATCGAGCATCCACGGCGTCGCCGGTCGCCCGAAGGTGGTGAACACGGAGACGGGCGAGGTGCTGATTGAACGCTTCAATCTGGTCCAGTATACGATGGGGAAACACGGCGTTGTCGGCCTGTCGAAGGCCCTCGCGCTGCAGTTCGCGGAATACGGAATCCGAGTGAACACCGTGAATCCGGGATATATTATGACGCCGCTATTCCAGGCCGCTGTCACGACTGACAAAGAGAAGTTGTCGCATGAGAAATCCTTGGAAACGGATGCCTTTGACTTCACCCAGCTGGCGGCGCTGCACCCATTGTGCAACGATCCGGTGAAGGATGCAGATATTGTCCCGCGTGGGAAATTTGGTGGCCGTATGGGTGTTCCGGCCGAAATCGCCAAGCCGGCGGTGTTCCTGATGTCCGACGAGTCTTCCTTTATGACCGGTCAGAAACTGGTTGTCGACGGCGGGTATACCGCATGCTGA
- a CDS encoding IS91 family transposase has protein sequence MAAAPSYARHVPERTLLYALVEAHYPDFIASLEAQDRSLPEYVREEFETYLRCGVLEHGFLRVVCEQCRAERLVAFSCKKRGFCPSCGARRMAESARHLVEEVFGPRPVRQWVLSFPYPLRFLFASKPEAIGPVLVIVQRVIAGWLADQVGVDHASAQCGAVTLIQRFGSALNLNVHFHMLWLDGVYDANVEPPRRKPRLRRARAPTSAQLTQLANTIAHRVCRHLSRRGWLEGEDESVFLSDSAGSDDGMDGLRMSSMTYRIATGRDAGRKVVTLQTLPGDAGSLEGDAGKVGGFSLHAGVAAEAHESHKLEKLCRYITRPAISEQRLSISPQGRVRYQLKTPWRNGTTHVEWDAVDFIAKLAALVPPPRAHLTRFHGVFAPNANLRAQLTPSGRGKRPAGDAAPVDVSAHDEPRSPEQKRRAMSWAQRLKRVFSIDITTCAHCGCAVRIVASIEEPTAIRAILAHFEKHGALEQAHYRPAARAPPPAA, from the coding sequence CTGGCGGCCGCGCCGAGCTACGCACGCCATGTTCCCGAGCGCACGCTGCTGTACGCGCTGGTCGAGGCGCACTACCCGGACTTCATCGCAAGTCTTGAGGCGCAAGACCGCTCGCTGCCCGAGTATGTGCGCGAGGAGTTCGAGACCTACCTGCGCTGCGGCGTGCTCGAGCACGGTTTCCTGCGCGTGGTGTGCGAGCAGTGCCGGGCCGAGAGGCTGGTGGCCTTCTCCTGCAAGAAGCGCGGCTTCTGCCCCAGCTGCGGGGCGCGGCGCATGGCCGAGAGCGCGCGGCACCTGGTGGAGGAGGTGTTTGGCCCGCGGCCGGTGCGGCAATGGGTGCTGAGTTTTCCGTACCCGCTGCGCTTCCTGTTCGCCAGCAAGCCGGAGGCCATCGGCCCGGTGCTGGTGATCGTGCAGCGCGTCATCGCCGGCTGGTTAGCCGATCAAGTCGGCGTCGACCACGCCAGCGCGCAATGCGGCGCGGTGACCCTGATCCAGCGCTTCGGCAGCGCGCTGAACCTGAATGTTCACTTCCACATGCTGTGGCTCGACGGCGTGTACGACGCGAACGTCGAGCCCCCGCGGCGCAAGCCGCGCCTGCGCCGCGCCCGTGCCCCCACCTCTGCGCAACTGACGCAGCTCGCCAACACCATCGCGCATCGCGTGTGCCGGCACCTGTCGCGCCGCGGCTGGCTCGAAGGCGAAGACGAATCCGTGTTCCTGTCCGACAGCGCGGGTAGCGACGACGGCATGGATGGGCTGCGGATGAGTTCGATGACCTACCGCATCGCCACCGGTCGCGACGCTGGCCGCAAGGTCGTCACGCTGCAAACATTGCCCGGTGACGCAGGCTCGCTGGAGGGCGATGCCGGCAAGGTCGGCGGCTTCTCGCTGCATGCCGGCGTGGCCGCGGAAGCACACGAAAGCCACAAGCTCGAAAAGCTGTGCCGCTACATCACGCGCCCGGCGATCAGCGAGCAGCGGCTGTCGATCTCACCGCAGGGTAGGGTGCGGTATCAGCTCAAGACGCCGTGGCGAAATGGGACCACGCATGTCGAATGGGATGCGGTGGACTTCATCGCCAAGCTGGCGGCACTGGTCCCGCCACCTCGCGCGCATCTCACCCGCTTCCACGGCGTATTCGCCCCGAATGCAAACCTGCGTGCGCAGCTGACGCCCTCGGGGCGCGGCAAGCGGCCTGCGGGCGATGCGGCGCCAGTGGACGTCAGCGCCCACGACGAGCCGCGCAGCCCCGAGCAGAAGCGCCGTGCGATGAGCTGGGCGCAACGGCTCAAGCGGGTCTTTTCCATCGACATCACCACCTGCGCCCACTGCGGCTGCGCGGTACGGATCGTCGCCAGCATCGAGGAACCCACCGCCATCCGCGCCATCCTCGCCCACTTCGAGAAGCACGGCGCGCTGGAGCAAGCGCACTACCGGCCCGCAGCGCGCGCGCCGCCGCCGGCCGCGTGA
- a CDS encoding LemA family protein, whose protein sequence is MIAGFIILIYNGLVMKRQRVNQAFADVDVQLKQRQNLIPNLVETVKGYAKHEQDTLQQVIAARNAAQSAHTPAEMSQAEGMLTASLGKLFALAEAYPDLKANTNFIQLQNELSAIEDKLAAARRFYNSAVQDYNTSREQFPGSIIAGMFNFEGRDFFDVGVEGREALSTPPEVKFPEAGADFPQRPQHGRDGGRGQQPGRDGRAADVEESAQCQRQAGQQVIPGAAKGDQVEPAGEQR, encoded by the coding sequence TTGATCGCTGGCTTCATTATCCTGATTTACAACGGTCTTGTGATGAAGCGGCAGCGGGTCAACCAGGCCTTTGCTGACGTCGATGTGCAGCTGAAACAGCGCCAGAACCTGATCCCGAACCTCGTCGAGACCGTGAAGGGCTATGCCAAGCACGAACAGGACACGCTGCAGCAGGTGATCGCTGCCCGGAATGCGGCGCAGAGCGCTCATACGCCGGCTGAAATGAGCCAGGCCGAGGGCATGCTGACTGCCTCGCTGGGCAAGCTGTTCGCACTGGCGGAAGCCTATCCGGACCTGAAGGCGAACACGAACTTCATCCAGCTGCAGAACGAGCTGTCCGCCATCGAGGACAAGCTGGCCGCGGCGCGCCGGTTCTACAACTCGGCGGTTCAGGACTACAACACGTCCCGCGAACAGTTCCCCGGTTCCATCATCGCGGGCATGTTCAATTTCGAAGGCCGCGACTTCTTCGATGTCGGCGTCGAGGGCCGCGAAGCCCTCAGCACTCCGCCGGAAGTGAAGTTCCCAGAAGCGGGCGCCGACTTCCCACAGCGACCACAGCACGGTCGCGATGGTGGTCGCGGCCAGCAGCCAGGCCGCGACGGGCGCGCGGCGGACGTAGAAGAATCCGCTCAGTGCCAGCGCCAGGCCGGCCAGCAGGTAATACCAGGAGCCGCCAAGGGTGATCAGGTAGAGCCCGCCGGCGAGCAGCGGTAG
- a CDS encoding VIT1/CCC1 transporter family protein: MAESAPESDNSYIHKEHHYFQRVNWLRAAVLGANDGILSTAGLLIGVASADATPGAIFTAGLAGLVAGAMSMAAGEYVSVSSQADLEKADLAIERAALHSHPDAELQELTEIYISRGLTPETARDVARQLTEHDALEAHARDELGMSEIVAAKPVQAAVSSALSFSVGAVLPIIAAVASPAGLITPVVAVVSLISLGILGALSARAGGASKSKAAARVVFWGVAAMLATGVIGHLFGTVV; this comes from the coding sequence ATGGCCGAATCTGCACCGGAATCCGACAATTCCTACATCCACAAAGAACACCACTATTTCCAGCGGGTGAACTGGCTGCGCGCCGCCGTGCTCGGCGCCAATGACGGCATCCTGTCCACCGCCGGCCTGCTGATCGGTGTTGCCTCCGCAGACGCCACACCCGGCGCGATCTTCACCGCCGGCCTCGCGGGCCTGGTGGCCGGTGCCATGTCGATGGCCGCCGGGGAATATGTGTCCGTCTCCTCGCAGGCAGACCTCGAAAAGGCAGACCTCGCGATCGAGCGCGCCGCCCTTCACAGCCATCCGGACGCCGAACTCCAGGAGCTGACCGAAATCTATATCAGCCGCGGCCTGACCCCTGAAACGGCCCGGGACGTCGCCCGGCAGCTGACAGAGCATGACGCCCTGGAAGCCCATGCGCGTGACGAACTCGGCATGAGTGAGATCGTCGCCGCCAAACCTGTGCAGGCGGCGGTCAGCTCCGCCCTCAGCTTCTCCGTCGGCGCCGTCCTGCCGATCATTGCTGCTGTTGCTTCGCCGGCTGGCCTGATCACGCCGGTTGTGGCCGTCGTGTCCCTGATCAGCCTCGGCATCCTCGGCGCCCTGTCGGCCCGCGCGGGCGGGGCCAGCAAGAGCAAGGCCGCCGCGCGCGTCGTGTTCTGGGGTGTCGCTGCCATGCTGGCGACCGGCGTGATCGGGCACCTGTTCGGCACGGTGGTTTAA